One Prosthecochloris marina DNA window includes the following coding sequences:
- the carB gene encoding carbamoyl-phosphate synthase large subunit translates to MPKRKDIKSILVIGAGPIVIGQACEFDYSGTQACRALKEDGYRVILVNSNPATIMTDIEFADSTYIEPITPEYVRKIIEKEKPDALLPTMGGQTALNTAVSLAESGVLERNGVELIGAKLRAIRKAENREFFSDAMKKLGLEMAKGFFVRNEKEAKEALEEIGLPIVIRPSFTLGGTGGGFAETKSDYYDAVRRGIAESPIGEVLVEECLIGWKEFELEVIRDLADNVIIVCSIENVDPMGVHTGDSITVAPAQTLSDRQYQALRDASIKIIREIGVETGGSNIQFAINPENGRVVVIEMNPRVSRSSALASKATGFPIAKVAAKLAVGYTLDEIQNDITKSTPASFEPVIDYCVVKVPRWDFEKFKNVDSRLGVQMKSVGEVMAFGRNFREALQKSLRGLEIGRAGLGSDGKDVMNVVDMTQQQKKFAKEDLLEKIKIPKADRMFYLRYAFQAGATVEEIHNSTGIDPWFLDNIRQIVDFESELRAMAGQASSS, encoded by the coding sequence GTGCCAAAGCGGAAAGATATCAAGTCGATTTTAGTCATAGGTGCCGGTCCGATTGTTATTGGCCAGGCATGTGAATTCGATTATTCAGGTACGCAGGCTTGTCGGGCTCTCAAGGAGGATGGTTACCGGGTTATCCTGGTAAACAGCAACCCGGCAACCATCATGACCGATATAGAGTTTGCTGACAGCACCTATATCGAGCCGATTACTCCTGAATATGTTCGCAAGATTATCGAGAAAGAAAAGCCGGATGCTTTGCTGCCTACAATGGGAGGACAGACAGCTTTGAACACGGCTGTAAGCCTTGCCGAAAGCGGTGTGCTCGAGCGGAACGGGGTTGAGCTTATCGGGGCCAAGCTCAGAGCGATAAGAAAGGCAGAAAACCGGGAGTTTTTCAGTGATGCCATGAAGAAGCTCGGCCTTGAAATGGCGAAGGGCTTTTTTGTCCGTAACGAAAAGGAGGCAAAGGAAGCGCTCGAAGAGATTGGACTGCCAATTGTCATACGGCCTTCGTTCACTCTCGGTGGAACCGGTGGAGGGTTTGCGGAAACCAAGTCCGATTATTACGATGCAGTCAGACGGGGTATTGCGGAAAGCCCTATCGGGGAGGTCCTTGTCGAGGAGTGCCTTATTGGGTGGAAAGAGTTTGAACTCGAAGTGATCCGCGATCTTGCCGACAACGTCATAATTGTTTGTTCAATCGAGAATGTTGACCCCATGGGGGTTCATACCGGCGACAGTATTACGGTAGCTCCCGCCCAGACTCTTTCAGACCGCCAGTATCAGGCTCTCAGGGACGCATCGATAAAGATTATCCGTGAAATAGGAGTTGAAACCGGCGGCAGCAACATTCAGTTTGCCATCAATCCGGAAAACGGCAGGGTTGTTGTTATCGAAATGAATCCGAGGGTATCGCGCAGTTCCGCTCTTGCGTCGAAAGCTACAGGGTTTCCTATCGCCAAGGTTGCAGCGAAACTTGCGGTCGGGTACACGCTCGATGAGATTCAGAACGATATTACCAAATCGACACCTGCGAGCTTCGAACCGGTTATCGATTACTGTGTCGTAAAAGTGCCCAGGTGGGATTTTGAGAAGTTCAAGAACGTTGATTCGAGGCTCGGTGTGCAGATGAAGTCTGTAGGAGAGGTCATGGCTTTCGGGAGGAATTTCCGTGAAGCTCTTCAGAAGTCTCTTCGCGGGCTTGAAATCGGCCGAGCCGGTCTGGGAAGCGATGGAAAGGACGTTATGAACGTCGTCGATATGACGCAGCAGCAGAAGAAGTTTGCCAAAGAAGACCTTCTGGAAAAGATCAAGATACCGAAAGCCGACCGGATGTTTTATCTGCGTTATGCCTTTCAGGCAGGTGCGACCGTTGAGGAGATCCATAACTCGACAGGTATAGATCCGTGGTTCCTGGATAATATTCGCCAGATTGTCGATTTCGAGAGCGAGTTGAGAGCTATGGCAGGTCAAGCCTCTTCTTCATGA
- a CDS encoding NAD-dependent deacylase, whose product MAQNINPATYKHILFFTGAGMSAESGVPTYRGKGGIWGSYSIEEYACQQAFDRDPEKVLGFHEKRRRSVLDCLPHEGHRVIAGIPNACVVTQNIDGMHQRAGSKEVIELHGSLWRLRCQSCGFKKEDYREKFETTRCDCGNRLRPDIIWFGDMLDAVVMSKASQAIRNCDLFISIGTSGTVWPAAGFPDLARQSGAYCIEINPEPSGATSYDRVFERPAGEVLPELFGVSRR is encoded by the coding sequence GTGGCGCAAAACATTAATCCTGCAACGTACAAACATATCCTCTTTTTTACCGGTGCGGGCATGTCGGCTGAAAGCGGGGTGCCGACTTACCGGGGCAAAGGAGGAATCTGGGGGTCTTACAGTATTGAGGAGTATGCCTGCCAGCAGGCTTTCGACCGTGACCCCGAAAAGGTTCTTGGTTTCCATGAAAAGCGCCGCCGTTCCGTACTCGATTGCCTCCCTCATGAAGGGCACAGGGTGATTGCCGGTATACCCAACGCCTGTGTGGTGACCCAGAATATCGACGGCATGCACCAGCGGGCAGGATCGAAAGAGGTTATCGAGCTGCATGGCAGCCTCTGGCGTCTTCGGTGCCAAAGCTGCGGTTTCAAAAAAGAAGATTACAGGGAGAAGTTCGAAACAACCCGCTGTGACTGCGGAAACCGGCTCAGGCCAGACATCATCTGGTTCGGCGACATGCTTGATGCGGTTGTCATGAGCAAGGCTTCCCAAGCCATCAGAAACTGTGATCTGTTTATCAGTATCGGCACCTCCGGAACTGTCTGGCCCGCTGCGGGTTTTCCCGACCTTGCGAGACAATCCGGTGCCTACTGTATCGAAATCAACCCCGAACCGTCCGGGGCAACAAGCTATGACCGGGTTTTCGAGAGGCCTGCGGGGGAGGTGTTGCCGGAGTTGTTCGGTGTTTCGCGCCGATAA
- a CDS encoding Mov34/MPN/PAD-1 family protein — MQLPRRQFEIIQEHALRDVPYECCGLLAGRRQPNHKGEYENLVYEIAPCANVLYNGREHGFEISYSEYIDVEREAKGLGLEIVGSYHSHIGSPAVPSNNDVNFARPGHSMIILSVQNMQPSAVTSWYRREEGGFHQEAIRVIE; from the coding sequence ATGCAGTTACCCCGTCGCCAGTTCGAAATAATACAGGAACATGCATTGAGAGATGTACCCTATGAATGCTGTGGTCTGCTTGCAGGTAGACGGCAGCCAAACCACAAGGGTGAATACGAAAATTTGGTTTATGAGATAGCCCCATGCGCCAACGTGCTTTATAATGGCAGGGAGCATGGTTTTGAGATTTCCTATTCCGAGTATATCGATGTCGAGCGCGAGGCGAAAGGGCTCGGGCTCGAAATTGTCGGATCATATCACTCTCATATCGGTTCGCCTGCGGTTCCTTCAAACAACGATGTGAATTTTGCAAGGCCGGGTCACTCGATGATCATACTTTCCGTGCAAAATATGCAGCCGTCTGCCGTGACATCCTGGTACCGCCGTGAGGAAGGTGGTTTTCACCAGGAAGCTATAAGGGTGATAGAGTAG
- the elbB gene encoding isoprenoid biosynthesis glyoxalase ElbB: protein MKKIGVLLSGCGVMDGSEIHEAVLTLLAIDVAGAQAICIAPDINQHHVINHATGEEMTGETRNVLIESARIARGDVKNLKDIHSLNLDALILPGGFGAAKNLSDYAFKGADFTVLPDVAEAVRSFYEAGKPLGFICISPVIAAKVLGKENVEVTIGTDQESASNIEAVGATHVNCRVYNIHASNDGKVVSTPAYMLGPTIKDVAQGIEKLVNAVVALA from the coding sequence ATGAAAAAAATTGGCGTTCTGTTATCAGGGTGTGGTGTGATGGATGGATCGGAAATCCACGAAGCTGTTCTGACACTCCTTGCCATCGACGTTGCCGGTGCACAGGCAATCTGTATCGCCCCGGACATCAACCAGCATCACGTCATCAATCATGCAACCGGCGAGGAAATGACGGGTGAGACCCGCAACGTGCTCATCGAGTCCGCACGCATTGCGAGAGGCGACGTCAAAAATCTCAAGGATATCCATTCGCTGAACCTCGACGCCCTTATCCTGCCAGGTGGGTTTGGGGCCGCAAAGAACCTGTCGGACTATGCGTTCAAGGGAGCCGATTTTACCGTACTTCCCGACGTTGCCGAAGCTGTACGGTCTTTCTATGAAGCGGGAAAACCACTTGGTTTCATCTGCATCTCTCCGGTTATCGCCGCGAAAGTGCTCGGCAAGGAAAATGTAGAGGTCACGATCGGTACCGATCAGGAAAGCGCCTCGAATATCGAGGCAGTGGGAGCAACACACGTCAACTGCAGGGTTTACAATATTCACGCCAGCAACGACGGTAAAGTGGTCAGCACACCGGCCTATATGCTCGGCCCGACGATCAAGGATGTAGCACAGGGTATCGAGAAACTGGTCAACGCAGTAGTTGCTTTAGCCTGA
- the lpxK gene encoding tetraacyldisaccharide 4'-kinase, with translation MTNVLNILLSPAALIYSAVIFVRNRLFDLGVFHSHKAAIPVVSVGNISMGGTGKTPLVDFVIKYYSRKGLTPAILSRGYKRSTKGVTMVSDGRQVFLGSREAGDECAMLAHNNPETIVVVAEKRKEGADFIAEHFAGNLPDVLVLDDGFQHRQLDRDLDIVVINSAAPFFNDRLIPAGRLREPRKNLDRADLLVLSKVTDPFKTAHLAEKLSLTGKPMVTTSVRPGEPVQFAGPGNLVPERAIALAGIGQPEGFIASLKQRGINVVSQALFPDHADFPLVSIKALVERSIDENLSIVTTEKDYFRLQANQPTLETMSRVPCFYLPVEIDIIEGRKVLEQMLDKVVSQNL, from the coding sequence ATGACTAACGTTCTGAACATTCTGCTTTCACCGGCAGCTCTGATCTACAGTGCAGTTATCTTTGTCCGTAACAGGCTGTTCGACCTTGGCGTTTTTCATAGTCATAAAGCTGCAATCCCGGTGGTTTCGGTAGGCAATATCAGTATGGGAGGAACCGGTAAAACCCCATTGGTCGATTTTGTGATCAAGTATTACTCACGCAAGGGGTTGACACCGGCCATTCTTTCACGTGGCTACAAAAGGAGTACAAAAGGCGTCACCATGGTTTCCGATGGCCGGCAAGTATTTCTTGGAAGCCGTGAAGCCGGCGATGAATGTGCAATGCTCGCGCATAACAATCCCGAAACAATTGTGGTGGTTGCCGAAAAAAGAAAAGAAGGCGCTGATTTCATTGCAGAGCACTTTGCCGGAAACCTCCCCGATGTTCTTGTACTCGATGACGGGTTTCAGCACCGGCAGCTCGATCGTGATCTTGACATCGTTGTTATCAACAGTGCGGCACCTTTTTTCAATGACCGGCTCATACCGGCCGGTCGCCTGAGGGAACCCCGCAAAAATCTCGATCGCGCCGACCTCCTGGTGCTCAGCAAGGTTACCGACCCATTCAAGACGGCTCACCTCGCGGAGAAGTTATCCCTTACCGGTAAACCGATGGTTACAACCAGCGTCCGTCCCGGCGAACCGGTACAATTTGCAGGCCCCGGCAACTTAGTGCCGGAGAGAGCGATTGCCCTTGCAGGTATAGGACAGCCGGAGGGGTTCATTGCTTCGCTGAAGCAACGTGGTATAAACGTTGTATCACAGGCGCTTTTTCCCGACCACGCAGACTTCCCGCTTGTAAGTATAAAAGCTCTCGTCGAACGGTCAATCGATGAGAACCTCTCGATTGTCACCACCGAAAAAGACTATTTTCGATTGCAAGCAAACCAACCCACCCTGGAAACCATGTCCCGGGTCCCTTGTTTCTACCTTCCAGTAGAAATCGACATTATCGAAGGGCGGAAAGTTCTCGAGCAGATGCTCGATAAGGTTGTTTCTCAAAATCTTTAG
- a CDS encoding lysophospholipid acyltransferase family protein codes for MSLLPPLSELILPGALKLLVSTLRITVTNPQKETCGQTGKRIFAFWHGKMIYGWLLAQRLSPDKTIHAIVSLSKDGEILSRTLEKLGFTLIRGSSSKGSSEVKTAMLTELANNGIIAITPDGPRGPRQTFKYGTLRLASAEGIPIIFATIRYSKRIQLKSWDRFEIPFPFSRVDVTIHNIEVPEFRNQEELRAFEHQLSKDLADD; via the coding sequence ATGTCTTTACTCCCGCCTCTTTCCGAACTGATCCTGCCCGGCGCGCTGAAACTCCTGGTTTCGACGCTCCGAATCACCGTTACAAATCCGCAGAAGGAAACTTGCGGTCAAACAGGGAAGAGGATATTCGCATTCTGGCACGGCAAAATGATCTATGGCTGGTTGCTTGCCCAACGACTGTCACCCGACAAAACCATACATGCAATTGTCAGCCTTTCAAAAGACGGCGAAATCCTTTCCCGTACACTTGAAAAACTTGGTTTTACCCTGATACGGGGATCGAGTTCAAAGGGAAGCAGCGAGGTAAAAACAGCCATGCTCACGGAATTGGCAAACAACGGCATTATCGCGATCACCCCGGACGGACCACGCGGTCCGCGCCAGACATTCAAGTACGGAACACTCCGCCTGGCCTCAGCAGAAGGAATTCCGATCATTTTTGCCACCATCCGTTACAGTAAACGCATACAGCTCAAAAGCTGGGACCGTTTTGAAATTCCGTTTCCGTTCAGCCGGGTCGATGTTACAATTCACAATATCGAAGTTCCTGAATTCAGGAATCAGGAAGAACTGAGAGCGTTCGAACATCAACTGTCAAAGGACTTGGCTGATGACTAA
- the purD gene encoding phosphoribosylamine--glycine ligase, translated as MKVLIVGGGGREHALAWAIARSEKVSKVYVAPGNGGTATMGSCVENVALGSTDVDGLLQFAVSESVDLTVVGPEQPLEAGIVDLFAEAGKKVFGPTKSAAQLETSKVFAKDFMSRHEIPTASYEVFRDYDSAKDFLEKTTVFPQVIKASGLAAGKGVVVAETRADALQAIDDLFEKRVFGGAADEVVIESFLAGQEASVFAITDGTQYRFFLPSQDHKRIGEGDTGKNTGGMGAYAPAPLVSEEVMKKVEERVIVPTLEGMREEGMPYTGFLYIGLMIDNGEPSVVEYNARLGDPEAQVVLPLMQTELVEALEASLDGNLGEIAFEMKPLSATTVVLASEGYPGSYEKGKVIEIDPKLQEHDSVMVFHAGTVLEGGMLKTSGGRVLSVTALAPTLGESIALAYSALSGVAFDGSYYRRDIGAKALA; from the coding sequence ATGAAGGTACTGATAGTCGGTGGGGGGGGCAGGGAGCATGCTCTTGCTTGGGCTATAGCTCGCAGTGAAAAAGTGTCGAAAGTCTACGTCGCTCCCGGAAACGGTGGGACAGCAACAATGGGGAGCTGCGTTGAGAACGTCGCTCTCGGGTCCACCGATGTTGATGGCCTGTTGCAGTTTGCTGTCAGCGAGTCGGTTGATTTGACGGTTGTCGGGCCGGAGCAACCTCTTGAAGCGGGTATCGTGGATCTGTTTGCCGAAGCTGGGAAAAAAGTGTTCGGCCCGACGAAATCTGCGGCGCAACTTGAAACCAGCAAGGTTTTTGCAAAGGATTTCATGAGCCGTCACGAAATCCCAACGGCATCGTACGAGGTTTTCAGGGATTATGATTCCGCAAAAGATTTTCTTGAGAAAACAACGGTATTTCCCCAGGTTATAAAGGCCAGCGGCCTTGCTGCAGGAAAGGGGGTGGTTGTTGCCGAAACACGTGCCGACGCCCTGCAAGCCATCGATGATCTGTTTGAAAAGAGGGTTTTCGGCGGAGCTGCCGACGAGGTTGTTATCGAATCCTTTTTAGCCGGTCAGGAGGCAAGTGTGTTTGCCATAACCGATGGTACCCAATACCGTTTCTTTTTGCCTTCACAGGATCATAAGCGCATCGGGGAGGGTGACACGGGTAAGAATACCGGTGGCATGGGGGCTTATGCTCCGGCACCTCTGGTCAGTGAAGAGGTGATGAAAAAGGTCGAGGAGCGTGTGATCGTTCCGACCCTCGAGGGGATGCGGGAAGAGGGAATGCCATATACCGGTTTTCTTTATATCGGGCTTATGATCGATAACGGCGAGCCTTCGGTCGTGGAGTATAATGCCCGCCTCGGTGATCCCGAAGCCCAGGTTGTACTACCGCTCATGCAGACTGAACTGGTTGAAGCTCTCGAGGCCAGCCTCGATGGGAATCTGGGTGAAATTGCATTTGAGATGAAACCGTTGTCTGCGACGACGGTTGTTCTTGCATCCGAAGGGTATCCCGGCAGTTATGAAAAGGGGAAAGTGATTGAAATCGACCCGAAACTTCAGGAGCATGACAGTGTCATGGTGTTTCATGCCGGTACAGTGCTTGAAGGCGGAATGCTCAAGACTTCGGGAGGCAGGGTGCTGTCGGTAACCGCTCTGGCGCCGACACTCGGGGAAAGTATCGCTCTCGCCTACAGTGCGTTGAGTGGCGTTGCTTTCGATGGCAGTTATTACCGTCGGGATATCGGAGCGAAAGCACTTGCTTGA
- a CDS encoding caspase family protein, with translation MKVLVAIGGDYYSSEKLPDLTGAENDATAIFDLLLSKEKSFYDKDRSILLNSPSCQETKAAIEEAIFNSIGEMDFCLFFAGHGCVKDGAYYLCVKDTSIDRLSVTAISITDLFMWINEAKVRDTSIVIDACQAGGVGYDVAAFLKPDKIGHFGSPSVSILAAAASDQAAREVSGQGVATSALLKCLSGELVVQTSHPSLSLIEIGQTLSEIMKGEDQQVPVYWGLSLFGRSSFSENPHFDKPKTPVIGLPDGLNRSGIEEPIIRKYAHRVWELYLTTIQCFDATNFLNLVQSLLGDLPTGSKAGAVIVDAMIFAFRPLVSASNDPFEEVELLGASIASLLRYSSNDEVADRVIIDMSQQLLESICTGTRKVLNAIEENQFSLLSERSAIADLYYLPIRILKILGWIGAGQYISNIFNVECPEEHRVRQQLVRKILEAYTCSIVAVSDEQTCNLVMFFCMAESMKLSEEAEQIFGLLCHTFHKYNGKIAQPKLSGSDAYRFIKARAEEDNSILEEVVAKPTEFLSALLLASEKLALSDVVDSLIEDFDHASANIFIPDSYIDFSDKRIENGLNYSFIIGHGVWRVKDFMGTWDTVRSQIDSDPSIGSKATQIAAVCAALIWPDRTPWFVWA, from the coding sequence ATGAAAGTTTTAGTAGCTATTGGAGGAGATTACTATTCTAGTGAAAAATTGCCGGATTTAACTGGGGCGGAGAATGATGCAACCGCAATATTCGATCTGCTTTTAAGCAAGGAAAAAAGTTTTTACGATAAAGACCGATCAATTTTACTTAACTCGCCATCTTGTCAAGAAACGAAAGCAGCAATAGAAGAAGCCATTTTTAACTCTATTGGTGAGATGGACTTTTGCTTGTTCTTTGCTGGTCATGGTTGCGTGAAAGATGGTGCGTATTATTTGTGCGTTAAAGACACTTCTATTGATAGGCTTTCTGTTACGGCTATAAGTATCACTGACCTTTTTATGTGGATAAATGAAGCTAAAGTTCGAGACACAAGCATAGTGATCGACGCATGTCAGGCAGGTGGGGTTGGTTACGATGTGGCTGCTTTTTTGAAGCCAGATAAAATAGGTCACTTCGGTTCCCCATCGGTTTCAATTTTAGCGGCTGCTGCCTCTGATCAGGCAGCGAGGGAGGTCAGCGGGCAAGGTGTTGCGACATCAGCTCTTTTAAAGTGTTTGTCAGGTGAACTAGTTGTTCAAACAAGTCACCCAAGTCTTAGCCTTATTGAAATTGGTCAGACTTTATCAGAAATAATGAAAGGCGAGGATCAGCAGGTTCCTGTTTATTGGGGGCTAAGCCTATTTGGAAGATCTTCGTTTTCTGAGAATCCCCATTTCGATAAGCCTAAAACACCAGTTATTGGCTTACCGGATGGCCTAAATAGGAGTGGAATCGAAGAGCCAATAATTAGGAAGTATGCTCATAGAGTTTGGGAATTATATCTTACTACCATTCAGTGTTTCGATGCAACAAACTTCTTGAATCTTGTTCAGTCATTATTGGGCGATTTACCAACAGGTTCTAAGGCAGGGGCAGTAATTGTAGACGCAATGATTTTCGCTTTCCGGCCTCTTGTTAGCGCCTCGAACGATCCTTTTGAAGAGGTTGAATTGCTTGGGGCAAGTATTGCTTCTTTACTACGATACTCCAGCAACGATGAAGTAGCTGATAGGGTCATAATCGATATGTCTCAACAGTTATTAGAATCGATATGTACGGGAACCCGAAAAGTTCTTAACGCTATCGAAGAAAATCAGTTTTCATTGTTAAGTGAACGATCTGCCATTGCCGATTTGTACTATCTGCCGATAAGGATTCTTAAAATCTTAGGGTGGATTGGTGCAGGCCAATATATATCAAATATTTTCAACGTAGAATGCCCTGAAGAGCATCGAGTGAGGCAGCAATTAGTGCGCAAAATTTTGGAAGCCTATACGTGCTCAATAGTGGCCGTATCAGATGAACAAACCTGTAATTTGGTTATGTTTTTTTGTATGGCGGAGAGCATGAAACTATCTGAAGAGGCAGAACAGATCTTCGGTTTGCTTTGCCATACTTTTCATAAATACAATGGGAAAATCGCTCAACCGAAATTGTCAGGTTCTGATGCTTATAGATTTATTAAAGCCAGAGCTGAAGAAGACAATTCGATCTTAGAGGAAGTGGTCGCAAAGCCAACTGAGTTTCTCTCTGCCCTCTTGCTTGCTTCTGAAAAGCTTGCTCTATCGGATGTTGTTGATAGTCTTATCGAAGATTTCGATCACGCATCTGCAAATATATTTATACCTGATAGTTACATAGACTTTTCGGATAAGCGAATCGAGAATGGACTTAACTATTCTTTTATAATTGGGCATGGGGTTTGGCGTGTTAAGGACTTTATGGGTACATGGGATACCGTTCGTTCTCAAATAGATAGTGACCCCAGCATAGGCTCAAAAGCCACACAGATAGCTGCTGTTTGTGCGGCACTTATATGGCCTGATCGAACACCTTGGTTTGTCTGGGCGTAA
- a CDS encoding methyltransferase family protein: protein MNKEKSGTDSFLRGAKGEYLVVIQFLIVGIFIMTPVWQPFGIAEFEEYLTIPRTAVLIVCGATALLFGGLGSHNLKQYITPLPYPVDHNQLVRTGVYSFVRHPLYSSQLFIGFGWSCYALSLSHFLLLVFAFFFFSLKASKEERWLTQRHPEYQEYARKVKKFIPFIY, encoded by the coding sequence ATGAACAAGGAAAAATCGGGAACAGATTCATTTCTCCGAGGCGCCAAAGGAGAATACCTTGTCGTCATCCAGTTTCTGATAGTAGGTATCTTCATCATGACTCCTGTCTGGCAACCTTTCGGAATTGCAGAATTCGAGGAATACCTTACAATTCCTCGCACGGCAGTCCTGATCGTTTGCGGAGCGACCGCGCTGCTCTTTGGAGGATTAGGATCACACAATCTCAAACAATATATCACCCCGCTTCCCTATCCTGTCGATCATAATCAACTCGTTCGAACGGGAGTATACTCATTCGTGCGCCACCCCCTGTACAGCAGTCAGTTGTTTATCGGTTTCGGATGGTCATGTTACGCTCTCAGCCTATCACATTTTCTCTTGCTTGTTTTTGCATTTTTTTTCTTCTCGCTCAAGGCTTCAAAAGAAGAACGGTGGCTCACACAACGACATCCCGAGTACCAGGAGTATGCACGAAAGGTGAAAAAGTTCATACCCTTTATTTATTGA
- a CDS encoding linear amide C-N hydrolase, whose translation MCTNFSIPVSGEKPVHRVSARTMDFGILFKTVLKKFAVGESFPDGPHAIIHPLKWKAKYGFIGAVVELPVINADVPLPSVSDGMNSAGLSVATLWLPGSEYPRATGTKDNRIWVSDFPSWALGNFATVRDLNAAMDGGAVQIEGVPFLQNKIPLHFMVQDQAGDCLVIEFHSGEVVKTLTDDGLLTNAPFYSEQLENLHQEKYKKLTPRNTEYQYGQETNGSGMLGLPGDATPPSRFVRAAKMCLSVYRPEPGNEQQNISFAWQLLQTVWVPCGTITEMDHPEKMSDFTQWAVIRDYTKKQYYFYSYLNPTLHKIDLQKLDFSTSSDVEVPIICQDDWFIDATAKFK comes from the coding sequence ATGTGTACCAATTTCTCAATTCCTGTCAGCGGAGAGAAACCTGTCCATCGGGTCTCCGCTCGCACCATGGATTTCGGTATTCTTTTTAAGACGGTTCTGAAGAAGTTCGCGGTTGGAGAATCCTTTCCCGATGGTCCACATGCCATTATTCATCCGCTGAAATGGAAGGCGAAGTACGGTTTCATCGGTGCCGTGGTGGAACTACCGGTTATCAATGCTGACGTGCCGTTACCCAGTGTCAGCGATGGTATGAACAGTGCCGGTCTCAGCGTTGCGACCTTGTGGCTCCCCGGATCGGAGTACCCACGAGCCACGGGTACCAAAGACAACCGTATCTGGGTATCCGATTTCCCCTCCTGGGCATTGGGGAATTTCGCGACAGTGAGGGATCTGAACGCGGCTATGGATGGCGGAGCGGTTCAAATCGAGGGTGTCCCGTTTCTGCAAAACAAGATTCCGCTTCACTTCATGGTGCAGGACCAAGCGGGTGACTGTCTTGTTATCGAATTTCACAGCGGTGAGGTAGTCAAGACGCTCACAGATGATGGATTGCTCACCAACGCACCTTTTTACAGCGAACAGCTGGAGAATCTGCATCAGGAGAAGTATAAAAAGCTGACTCCCCGGAATACGGAGTATCAGTACGGTCAGGAAACCAACGGTAGTGGCATGCTCGGTCTGCCTGGAGATGCCACGCCACCGTCACGCTTCGTACGGGCAGCTAAAATGTGCCTCTCGGTATATCGGCCGGAGCCGGGGAACGAACAACAAAACATCAGTTTTGCCTGGCAGCTGCTGCAGACCGTATGGGTCCCTTGTGGTACCATCACAGAGATGGATCACCCCGAAAAAATGTCCGATTTCACGCAATGGGCGGTCATTCGTGACTACACAAAGAAGCAGTACTACTTCTACAGTTACTTGAACCCGACACTGCATAAAATAGACCTGCAAAAACTGGATTTCAGCACGTCGAGTGATGTTGAAGTACCAATAATCTGTCAAGATGACTGGTTCATTGACGCAACAGCGAAGTTCAAATGA
- a CDS encoding hydrolase has protein sequence MISSQDTVLLIIDVQGKLAQIVYESAAVEQNISKLVRAAKILGVPVLYTEQYPKGLGHTVAPLETLLAEEEPFEKIAFSCCADEGFMEALRKLKRNEVLVTGMETHVCVYQTANELIDYGYNVHLITDAVSSRMKENRDLGIHCIEKAGAFLKSTEMVIFELLRVAEGDAFKAIAKIIKE, from the coding sequence ATGATTTCTTCGCAAGATACTGTTTTGCTGATCATTGATGTGCAGGGAAAACTGGCACAGATCGTTTACGAGTCCGCAGCTGTTGAACAGAATATTTCAAAACTGGTCAGGGCGGCAAAGATTCTCGGTGTGCCGGTGCTCTATACCGAGCAGTACCCGAAAGGACTCGGACATACGGTCGCTCCGCTTGAAACGTTGTTGGCGGAAGAGGAGCCGTTTGAAAAAATCGCGTTCAGCTGCTGCGCCGACGAAGGTTTTATGGAAGCTCTCAGAAAGCTGAAAAGGAACGAAGTGCTTGTCACCGGCATGGAAACCCATGTGTGTGTCTATCAGACGGCCAACGAGCTGATTGATTACGGCTACAATGTTCATCTGATCACCGATGCGGTTTCTTCGCGGATGAAGGAAAACCGGGATTTGGGGATACACTGCATCGAAAAAGCAGGTGCTTTTCTGAAAAGCACGGAGATGGTGATTTTTGAGCTGCTGCGTGTAGCCGAGGGTGACGCGTTCAAGGCAATAGCGAAGATCATCAAGGAATGA